The following DNA comes from Streptomyces pristinaespiralis.
GTGGTGGAGCTGTCTAGGACTGCACCGCACGGAGGTCTTCGTGTCCCACCGTAATGCCCGGCTGACCATTCACGGCAGGCGGCTGCTCGTCGAACGCGTCAGTGCAGGCCGTCCGGTCGCTCATGTCGCGGCCGAGATGGGCATCTCGCGAGCCACGGCCCACAAGTGGATCCGCCGTTGGCGATCCGAGGGCGAGTCAGGGCTGCGCGACCGCTCCAGTCGGCCGCTGACGACTCCCCACCGCACGGCGGCAGCGGTGGAGGCCCGGGTGTGCCGATTGCGGCAGGCACGCAAGCTGGGACCGGCCCGTCTGGGGCCGATCCTGGGCTTGCCCGCCTCGACCGTGCACCGCGTCCTGGTTCGTCACGGCCTCAACCGGCTCGCGTTCATGGACCGGCCCACCGGTCAGGTCATCCGCCGCTACGAACGCGCCCACCCCGGCGAACTCATCCACGTCGACGTCAAAAAACTCGGCCGGATACCCGACGGCGGCGGCCACAAGGTCCTGGGCCGCCAGGCCGGCCGCGCCAGGCGCAGCCAGATGGGCTTCGACTACGTCCACTCCGCCGTCGACGACCACAGCCGGCTCGCCTACAGCGAGATCCACAGCGACGAGAAGGCCGCCACCTGCGCAGACTTCCTCCGCCGGGCCGCAGCCTTCTTCACCACCGTGGGCATCGACCGCATCGAACGCGTCCTGACCGACAACGCCTGGCCGTACCGCAAGAGCTTCGCCTGGCGCCAGGCGCTCACAGACCTCGGTGCGGCCGGCAAGCTCACCCGCGCCTACCGGCCGCAGACCAACGGCAAGGTCGAACGCTTCAACCGCACCCTGCTCGACGAATGGGCCTACCTGCGCCCCTACACCAGCAACACCGAACGCACCGACGC
Coding sequences within:
- a CDS encoding IS481-like element ISStpr1 family transposase, with product MSHRNARLTIHGRRLLVERVSAGRPVAHVAAEMGISRATAHKWIRRWRSEGESGLRDRSSRPLTTPHRTAAAVEARVCRLRQARKLGPARLGPILGLPASTVHRVLVRHGLNRLAFMDRPTGQVIRRYERAHPGELIHVDVKKLGRIPDGGGHKVLGRQAGRARRSQMGFDYVHSAVDDHSRLAYSEIHSDEKAATCADFLRRAAAFFTTVGIDRIERVLTDNAWPYRKSFAWRQALTDLGAAGKLTRAYRPQTNGKVERFNRTLLDEWAYLRPYTSNTERTDALANFLHTYNHHRCHTALGGKPPISRVNNAAGQYS